A region of Shewanella psychromarinicola DNA encodes the following proteins:
- a CDS encoding Coenzyme F420 hydrogenase/dehydrogenase, beta subunit C-terminal domain, producing MNVREFNKKRIYSEVSGVTAFVEPKIKIRLNDFGLYEELINAPEDFILNPLVEKVSPYLNATNNESFIAEELYSKVEDICYDKRVGYYDSLYVGHVVEGDYRKNASSGGMGTWIFKALLDEGEIDGVIHVKNNSDKNSKILYKYEISRTVEEVLEGAKTKYYPVELSEVLNIIKENKGRYAIVGIPSFIKAIRLVCLYDPIINESIAFTVGLICGHQKSSKFSEYMGWQVGIEPGNLKAIDFRHKLADRPADSYAISMTGYINGKLSTVIKAKSELDGQNWGLGYFKPLASDFTDDVFNETADIVIGDAWLPEYTSDSGGNNIVIVRDQAISRILLNSIETNKLSMKPVGVDKIFSSQSAHYRHTHDELAYRSLSQKKKNIWFPQNRVSQSNEITYLRGKVQNLRMDIAEQSHSIYQEAVKRKDLNYFSNKMNGLNFKYKLVYYVMAIKNKGFKGLLDKVFKRET from the coding sequence ATGAATGTAAGAGAGTTTAATAAAAAACGGATTTACAGCGAAGTTAGCGGAGTTACTGCATTTGTTGAACCCAAAATAAAAATTAGACTCAACGATTTTGGATTATACGAAGAGTTGATTAATGCTCCTGAAGATTTTATATTAAACCCTTTAGTTGAAAAAGTCTCACCTTATTTAAATGCGACAAATAATGAAAGTTTTATAGCTGAAGAATTATATTCTAAAGTAGAGGACATTTGTTATGATAAACGAGTTGGATACTATGATTCCCTGTATGTTGGGCATGTAGTTGAAGGCGATTACCGTAAAAATGCTAGTTCAGGTGGGATGGGCACATGGATATTTAAGGCATTACTGGATGAAGGGGAAATTGATGGCGTCATCCATGTTAAGAATAATAGTGATAAAAACTCTAAAATATTATACAAGTACGAAATTTCTAGAACGGTCGAAGAAGTTTTAGAAGGAGCAAAAACAAAGTATTATCCAGTTGAGTTATCAGAAGTCCTTAACATAATAAAAGAAAACAAAGGGCGTTATGCAATCGTTGGTATTCCCAGTTTTATCAAAGCTATTAGACTTGTTTGTTTATATGACCCCATCATTAACGAAAGTATAGCTTTTACTGTAGGGTTAATATGTGGTCATCAGAAAAGCTCAAAGTTTTCCGAGTATATGGGGTGGCAAGTTGGTATAGAGCCTGGGAACTTGAAGGCAATAGACTTCAGGCATAAGCTCGCTGACAGACCCGCCGACTCTTATGCAATAAGTATGACTGGTTATATAAATGGTAAACTATCTACTGTAATTAAAGCCAAATCTGAGTTAGATGGACAAAATTGGGGTTTAGGTTATTTTAAACCATTAGCTTCAGATTTTACTGATGATGTTTTTAATGAGACCGCAGATATCGTTATCGGTGATGCTTGGCTTCCTGAATACACCTCAGATAGTGGTGGAAATAATATCGTTATTGTAAGGGACCAAGCTATAAGTAGGATTTTACTTAATTCAATAGAGACTAATAAATTAAGCATGAAGCCAGTCGGCGTTGATAAGATCTTTTCCTCTCAATCTGCGCATTATAGACATACTCATGATGAATTAGCTTATCGGTCACTTAGTCAGAAAAAGAAAAATATCTGGTTTCCTCAAAATCGTGTTTCGCAATCTAATGAAATAACTTATCTACGAGGTAAAGTACAAAACTTAAGGATGGATATAGCAGAACAGTCACATAGTATTTATCAAGAGGCTGTTAAGCGTAAAGATTTGAATTATTTTTCTAATAAAATGAATGGTTTGAATTTTAAATATAAACTAGTTTATTACGTAATGGCTATAAAAAACAAAGGATTCAAAGGCTTGTTGGATAAGGTCTTTAAAAGAGAAACCTAA